One Prodigiosinella aquatilis DNA window includes the following coding sequences:
- a CDS encoding ABC transporter ATP-binding protein, whose amino-acid sequence MSAIVELKSIKKVFYTEEMETHALSDICFTINKGEYISISGPSGCGKSTLLSILGLLDKPSEGEYKINGIDVGHLNAKQQAVIRNQEIGFVFQSFNLISDLTVEENVMLPLTYRKGMHKKEMKLMAQSALEKVDMKHRGKHFPAQLSGGQQQRVAVARAIVGNPTLVLADEPTGNLDSKNADAVIALFDQLHQTGSTICMVTHDARSAARALRQIEIFDGMVIDDRLLRNSMCLA is encoded by the coding sequence ATGTCAGCAATTGTAGAGTTAAAAAGCATTAAGAAAGTGTTTTATACCGAGGAGATGGAAACGCATGCACTGAGCGACATCTGTTTCACCATTAATAAAGGTGAATATATTTCCATTTCCGGCCCCTCTGGCTGTGGCAAATCGACGTTATTGTCTATCCTTGGCTTGCTCGATAAACCCAGTGAAGGCGAATATAAAATTAACGGTATCGATGTAGGCCACCTCAACGCGAAACAGCAGGCGGTGATCCGCAATCAGGAAATCGGATTCGTTTTCCAGTCATTTAATCTGATTAGCGACCTGACGGTAGAAGAGAATGTCATGTTGCCGCTGACCTACCGCAAAGGAATGCATAAGAAAGAGATGAAATTGATGGCGCAGTCGGCATTGGAAAAAGTAGATATGAAGCATCGCGGCAAACACTTTCCTGCCCAGCTTTCTGGCGGTCAGCAGCAGCGTGTTGCGGTGGCCCGCGCCATTGTGGGTAACCCGACGCTGGTATTGGCGGATGAACCAACCGGTAATCTGGATTCCAAAAACGCCGATGCGGTAATCGCGCTGTTTGATCAGTTACACCAAACGGGTTCGACCATTTGCATGGTGACCCATGATGCTCGTTCGGCGGCAAGGGCGCTGCGACAGATTGAAATTTTTGATGGCATGGTCATTGATGATCGACTGTTGCGAAACTCGATGTGCCTGGCCTGA